One genomic region from Quercus robur chromosome 4, dhQueRobu3.1, whole genome shotgun sequence encodes:
- the LOC126721437 gene encoding late embryogenesis abundant protein At1g64065 has protein sequence MVEKEQVRPLAPATDCPSSDHNEAALHIQKLKRKRCIKCCGIISALLLLQAIVVIILIFTVFKVKDPIIKMNGVTITKLELINNTIPKPGVNMSLIADVSVKNPNVASFRYSNTTTTLFYHGSVVGEARGPAGKAKPRRTMQMNITVDIITDRLISNPNLQSDVGSGLLTMSSYSKIPGRVKMLSIINKHVVVKMNCTMTVNISSKAIQDQKCKRKVRL, from the coding sequence ATGGTGGAGAAGGAGCAGGTCAGACCACTAGCCCCGGCCACTGACTGCCCTAGCAGTGACCACAACGAGGCTGCCCTACACATACAAAAACTCAAGCGTAAAAGATGCATCAAATGTTGTGGCATAATCTCAGCTCTCTTGTTACTCCAAGCCATAGTGGTCATCATTCTAATATTTACTGTGTTCAAAGTTAAGGACCCTATCATCAAAATGAACGGAGTGACAATCACTAAGCTCGAGCTAATCAACAACACAATCCCCAAGCCTGGTGTCAACATGTCTTTAATAGCCGATGTGTCTGTGAAAAATCCAAACGTTGCATCTTTCAGATATAGTAACACCACCACAACACTGTTTTACCATGGCAGTGTAGTTGGTGAGGCACGAGGGCCAGCAGGCAAGGCTAAGCCAAGGAGGACCATGCAAATGAATATCACAGTTGATATTATCACAGACAGACTTATATCCAATCCCAATTTGCAATCGGATGTAGGGTCAGGGCTATTGACTATGAGCAGCTATTCAAAAATACCAGGGCGAGTGAAAATGTTGAGTATTATTAACAAACATGTTGTTGTGAAAATGAATTGCACCATGACGGTTAATATTTCGAGCAAGGCAATTCAAGATCAGAAGTGCAAGAGGAAGGTTAGACTTTAG